Part of the Microbacterium immunditiarum genome is shown below.
GGTGAACGTCATCGAGTGCTGAGGGCCGGGCGGGGCATCCGTTTCAGGTCGATGGGTCGGGATCGCGCCGCACACCCGGGCAAGAGTAAGGGCCGGTCGGAGAGGCTACCGACCGGCCCTTGTCCCTTGCACCAAGAGTGTCCTGCAATCACATGCCGGCAGCTGCCACAGCAAAACAACTACCGTGCTTGCACTCTATAACGGCAAGGTAACGACGGCAAGCGTTTCCCGTTATCTTTCTGTGATTCTGCGTCGTGCCGTCAATATGTATATCTGTTGGATCTTGACGTCATTCAATATAATCAGTTATCGTTTGGCTCGTCCCGGCGTCGTAGCCGGAGGCTCGGGCTCACCATCAACGGAGATACGGATGACGAAGCGTGGACAGCTTGCTGTGATGATCGCGGCCGGACTGTGTCTGTCGGTGGGCATCGCGGTGCCCGCGGCAGCGTCGACCACCGAGGACGCGGACGTGGCGTTCGACGCGTTCGTGGATGCGTTCTGGGACCCGACGAAGAAGTACTTCTTCACCAACAGCGACCACGTCATCGACCCCGCCCACGCCTACGGCCCCGAAGACGGGCTCTACACCGACTTCTGGTGGGAGGCGCAGCTGTGGGAGACCGTGATGGACGCGTACCAGCGCACCGGTGACCCGGACCAGCGGCAGATGATCGACGACGTCTACGACGGCTTCGTCGCCTACCACCCCGACTTCGAGAACGACTTCAACGACGACATCGGCTGGTGGGCGCAGGCAGCGATCCGCGCCTACGGCCTCACCGGTGACTGCCGGTACCTCGAGCGCTCGCAGGAGCTCTTCGACGGCATCTGGGCGGAACGGGATGCCACCTACGGAGGCGGGATCTGGTGGCGCAAGGATCCCCGAGACCAGAAGAACGTCGCCACCAACGCTCCCGCCTCCATCACCGCGACCCGCCTTTACCAGGCCACCGGAGACGAGAGCTACCTCGACAGGGCCGAGGAGCTCTTCGCGTGGGTCGACACCCATCTGCAGGCGGGCGGGCACGTCTACGACCACCTCGAAGGTCCCGGCGATGGAACACTCGTGAAGTGGGACTTCACCTACAACTCCGGCAACTACATCGGAGCCGCCGTCGCCCTGTACGAGGCGACCGGCGACAGCACGTACATGGACAAGGCGATCGCCGCCGCGGATTGGACGACGACCCACCTCACCAACGGCGGCACCTGGAACAACGAAGGCATCGACGACGGCGCCGGCTTCAAGACGATCCTCATTCGTCACCTGACGAACCTCGCGACCGTCCACGGCCAGACGCAGTATCTGCCGCTGCTGCAGGCCAATGTGACACAGGCGTGGGACCACCGGCGGGCCAGCGACGAATTGGTCGGCGCGAACTGGTCGGCGCCCACCCCGGAGGGTCGCATCCAGAGCCTGACGGCCGCTGCGGCAGCCAGCGCGCTGCAGGTCGTACCCTTCAACGGGTACAGCGGGCCGCAGCCGGGCACCGGCATCCACGACGCCGAGAACGCCGTCACTACTCAGCTCGGTGCCGAGAGCTCGAGCGAGGGCTTCCTGGGCCGCGGCTACCTGGCCGGATGGAACAGCGATGGGCAGGCCGTGACGTTCCACGTCAACACCGCCGCCGCCGGTGCGCACGAACTGCGCCTGAGGTACGCCGCTGCCGCAGGTGAGGCGACGCGCCGCATCGTGGTCAACGGCGTCGAGGTGGGCGGCAACCACCGGTTCCCCGGAACGGGTTCGTGGTCGACGTGGGCCGAGACCGACCTCGACAACGTGGACCTTCTCGCCGGGCACAACACCATCCGCATCGAGTACGCCAGCGCTTCGGGCAGCAGCCAGTACCTGAACCTCGATCGGCTCATCGTGTCGCGCCAGTTGGAGGCCGAGAACGGGACCCTCCACGACGTCGGCGTCGAGTCCAACCCGAACGGCCACACCGGAGACGGCTACATCGCCGGATGGAACGGCGCCGGGCAGTGGGTCGACCTGACCACCTCTGTCGAGAAGGCCGGCCGGTACGACGTCGCGTTCCGGTACTCCGCGGGCGCGGGTGACGCATCCCGCTACCTCTTTGTGAACGGGGTGGGAGTCGTCGCCGACCAGGCGTTCCCCGGAACCGCTTCGTGGGACGCGTGGCGGACGGTCACCGTCCCGAACGTGCCGCTGGAGGCGGGCGAGAACACCATCTCGGTGATCTTCGAGCCAGGCAACGGCAGCCGCAACTGGCTGAACCTCGACCACCTCACCCTCCGATACGTTCACGACGCGCCGGCACCCGTGGAGGTCCCCTCGCCCCCCGCGCTTCCGCCCGGCACGTGCGGTGAACCCTCGGATGGTGCGACCGAGGCGCCAGGGCAGGGCGTGCTCAGCTCCGACAACGGCTGGGACACCGGCCTGCACGACGGCGCCTACAACATCACCATGAACCTGTGGTGGGGCAGCAACGCCCGCACGTATCGGCTGTACGAGAACGGGCAGCTCATCGCCGAGCGGGCACTGACCCCCGCGTCGCCCGACGCCCAGCAGGTCGTCGAAGCGATCGCCGGACGGACGGACGGCGAGTACGTCTACACCGCGGAACTGGTGAACTCGAAGGGCACGACCTGGGCGCAGCCGGTGACCGTCACGGTCCGAGACGCGAAGCCCGGCACGCCCGCGCTCAGCCACGACAACTGGGATGGCGACGGCACCTACGCCTTGACCGCGAACCTGTGGTGGGGCACCAACGCCACCTCCTATCGGTTCCTCGAGGGAAGCACCGTGCTCGCCGAGGGCACTCTCGCGGCCTCGACGCCGGCAGCGCAGGCTGTGAGCCACGAGGTGACCGGATCCACTCCGGGTCAGCACACCTACACGGTGGAGTTCACGAACGCGGCCGGCACGACGCTCAGCCAGCCCGTCAACGTCACCGTCTCTCCCTGAACCCCGTTCTCACAGCAGCAAGGAGTCCCGTGGATCTCTACTCACCGGCCGTCGCTGAGCGCCTCTTCGCCCAGATCGGCGAACGCCTTGGAGATGAGGTCGCCGCCGTCTTCCGGCGGTGCTACCTGGACACTCTGGACAGGACGATCCGGATGCTCCCGGACGGGTCCGTTTTCGTGGTCACCGGTGACATCCCGGCGATGTGGCTTCGCGACTCCACCGCGCAGCTCACCCCGTACCTGCACTTCATAGCCGATGATCCGCAGCTGGCCGAGACCGCGCTGGCCGTGTCGCGCCGCCAGCTCGAGTTCATCCGGCTCGACCCGTACGCGAACGCGTTCAACGCCACCGCCAGTGGGGCCGGCCACCACACCGACCAGACCGAGATGTCATCGTGGGTGTGGGAGCGCAAGTACGAGATCGATTCGCTCGCCTATCCGATCCAGCTCGCGCACGATCTGTGGAAGCTCACCGGCCGCACCGACCACCTCACCTCCTTCCTCGACGCGGCTCGTCTCGTCGTCGACCTGTGGGCGACCGAGCAGCACCACGAGCAGAGGTCGCCTTACCGGTTCCAGCGGTTCGATGGCGCACCGACCGACACCTTGGCACGCGAGGGCCTGGGCGGACCGGTCGCCGTCACCGGGCTGACGTGGTCCGGCTTCCGGCCCAGCGATGACGTGTGCGCGTTCCACAACAACGTGCCGGCGAACATGTTCGCGTTCGTCGAGCTCGGGCACATCGCCGAGATCGCCACGGCGGTGTTCGACGACGACGGCCTCGCCGGCAGCGCCCGCGCACTCCGTGACGAGATCGGTCGGGCCATCGCCGCACACGGCACCGCCACCTCACCCAGCGGCGACACGATCTACGCGTACGAGGTCGACGGTCTCGGCGGGGTGCTGCTCGCCGACGACGCCAACACCCCGAGCCTGCTGTCGCTGCCGCTGCTCGGCTGGTGCGCGGTGGACGACCCCGCCTACCTGCACACCCGGCGGTTCGTGCTCAGCCCCGACAACCCGTTCTACTTCACCGGCACCGCCGCGGCCGGCGTCGGAAGCCCGCACACCCCGCCCGGCATGATCTGGCCGATCGCGCTGGCCGTACAGGGTCTGACAGCGCGCGACGACGAGGAGAGCCGCGACATCCTCGCCGTGCTGATGCGCACCCATGCCGGGACCGGCTTCATGCACGAGTCGTTCCATAAGGACGACCCCGACGCCTTCACTCGCGAGTGGTTCTCGTGGGCGAACGCGATGTTCTGCGAGCTCGTGCTGGAGGTCGCGGGCCTGCGCACCCACCGGCGGATCCCGGCGGAGGCGGTGACGCGATGAGCGCGCTCGTCGAGGTCAACCAGACCGTGCTCGCGGAAGAGGAGACGCCCCTGCGCAGGTGGCGTGGTCGTGGTCGACGGACGGTGAGGGACGACACCGCCGGCGTCAGCGCCACGCGACGTCAGCAGACCATCAACGCCTGGCTGTTCCTGGCCGTGCCGATCGTGTTGTTCGTCCTCTTCCTGCTGATCCCGATCGCGATCGCGCTCGTCGCGAGTTTCACCGACTATGCCGTGATCGGCGACTTCGAATGGGTCGGCGTCAGCAATTACATCCGCGTGTTCGAAGACCCCATCTTCTGGATCGCGCTGCGCAACACGGCCTACTACACGGCGCTGTTCGTGCCGCTCGGGCTCGTCGTCGCGCTCGGAACCGCGCTGCTGCTGAACCGCAGCGCCAAGGCGGTGCGTGTCTTCCGCACGCTGTTCTACATCCCGGTCATCTCATCGACGGTCGCGACCGCGTCGATCTGGTTCTGGCTGCTGAACCCCCAGTACGGCCTCTTCAATGTCGTGCTGGGCTGGTTCGGCATCAAGGGGCCCGCGTGGCTGTACGACTCGCAGTGGGCGATGATCGCGATCGTGCTCATGAGCGTGTGGGCCGGGTTCGGCGCGAACATGATCATCTTCCTGGCGGCCCTGCAGGGCGTGCCGCGCGAGCTCGTCGAGGCGGCGCGCCTAGATGGCGCGAGCAGCTGGCGCGTGTTCTGGCACGTGACGCTCCCCGCGATCTCGCGGACGACGTTCCTCATCACGACGCTCCTGCTGATCGCCGCGTTCCAGGTCTTCGACCAGGCCTACGTGCTGACGAAGGGCGGTCCGGGCAACTCGACGCTCACGCTCGTCTACTACATCTACGACCGCGGGTTTGGGCGCCTCGAGATGGGGTACGCCTCCGCGCTCTCGTTCATCCTCTTCCTGATCATCCTCGTGTTCTCGCTCGCGAACGCACGCATCACCCGAAGCAAGGCGGTCTGACGATGACGACCACTGCCCTCACCGCGACCTCGCTCGCGAGCCCCGCGCGCCGGACCGCGCAGCGGCGGCGATTCATCGGCACGGGTGTCTGGTACATCGCCGTCATCGCCGTGAGCATCTCGACGGTGCTGCCCCTGATCTGGACGCTGTCGACGTCGCTCAAGCCCGAGGCCGAGATCCTCTCAAGCCACCTCGAGATCATCCCGCGCACGCCTACTCTCGAGAACTACCTCGCGCTGTTCGTCGACGGGCCGTTCGCGCAGTACCTCACCAACTCGTTCATCCTCGCCGTCGGCGGCACCATCACGAACGTGTTCTTCGGCAGCCTCGGCGGCTACGCCCTGGCCAAGCTGAAGTTCCGGGGACGCGTGGCCGTGTTCGGCTCCTTCCTCGCCTCGATGATGATCCCGGCGATCGTCACGATGATCCCGACCTTCCTCGTGCTGCGCTACTTCCCCCTCGCGGGCGGCAACGACATCTTCGGCCAAGGCGGGCGCGGCTTCATCAACAGCTACGCCGCGGTGCTCATCCCTTTCGCGGCTGGGGCGTTCGCAGTGTTCTTCATGAAGCAGGTCTTCGAAGCGCTCCCCGACGAGCTCGGTGACGCCGCCCGCATCGACGGGGCGAGCGAGTTCCGCATCTTCCGCAGCGTCTACTTCCCGCTCTCCACCGCGGGGGCGGCCGTCCTCGGTGTGCTCACCTTCCAGGCCGGGTGGAACAGCTTCCTGTGGCCGCTCATCGTGCTGAAGGATCCCGCGATGCTCACCGTGCAGGTGGGACTGGCCGCCTACGTCAACGAGTACGACACCGACTACGGGCCGCTCATGGCGGGGACCATCGTCACCAGCATCCCGGTGCTCATCGTCTTCATCCTCGCCCAGAAGTACATCGTCCAGAACTTCGCAAGCTCCGGCACGAAGTGAAGCGTTCGGAGTCGCCGCCCGGGCGCTCCGGCATCCCCAACACCCAACACCCACCACCAAGGGAGAACTGCACATGAGAAGGACATCCCGTCAGATCATCGGGGTCGGCGCCGTCGCCGTCCTCGCGGCCGGACTCGCCGCCTGCTCGGGCGGTGGAACGCCGACCGGCGACTCCGGCGGTCCCGAGAAGGTCGTCTTCTGGGGCTCGTGGTCGGGCGATCAGGTCGCCCAGCTCGAGGCGCAGGCCGACGCGTTCAACGAGGCGCAGGACGAGTACGAGGTCACCTACGTCGCGCAGGAGCTCGTCGAAGAGCAGCTGCTGACCGGCCTCGCTTCCGGCGACGTCCCCGACGTGGTCCTCTGGGACCGCTACAACACCCCGGTGTACGTTCCCAAGAACGCGCTGGCCCCGCTCGACGAGTACATCGAGGCGGATGGCGTCGACCTCGGCCAGTTCTACGAGCAGGCCCTCAGCGAGCTCGTCATCGACGACGTCACGTACGGCATCCCGCTGCTGGTCGACAACCGGTCGCTCTTCTACAACACGGCCGCCCTCGAGGAGGCCGGTGTCGAGCCGCCCACGACGTGGGACGAGCTGAAGGCGGTCGCGGAGGCGACCACCGTGGACGAGGGCGGCACGCTCACCCGCGCCGGGTTCCAGCTCAACGACCCGGGGCTGTTCAACATGTGGCTGACGCAGGCCGGTGGCCAGATGTACGGCGACGACGAGCAGACGACGGCGTTCAACAGCCCCGAGGGGCTCGCCGTCCTCGACTTCTGGCAGAGCCTGCTCGACGCCGGCGTCTACGAGCTCGGGTTCGGCGAAGGCGTCGACGCGTTCGCCGAAGGCAACGTGGCGCTCAAGCTCGACGGTCCGTGGGCGCTCTCGGGGCTGGATGTGGCCGGCACCGAATACGGCATCGTGCCGCCGCCGACGGGTCCGAACGGCGACAAGGGTGCCGGCATGGGCGGGTTCGGCCTCGTGATCCCGCAGGGAGCGAAGAACGCCGACGGGGCGTGGGAGTTCATCAAGTGGTGGACCACCGAGCCGGAGAACGGCGTCTCCTTCGGCGAGATCTCGGGCTGGATCCCCGCGAATATCGAAGCGGCCAACGACCCGTACTTCACCGACAACCCGAAGTACGCCGCGTTCATCGAGACGCTGGAATTCGCGAAGGTGCGCTCCCGCATCCCCGGCGCATCCGACGTCGAGGGCAAGGCCCTGATCCCGCAGCTCGAGCGCTTCCTCGCCGGCGAGATCACCGCCGAGCAGGCTCTCGCCGAGGCGCAATCGTTGGGCGACCAGATCCTCGCCGACAACCGCTGATGCCGTCGGTGCGGCGGGTGGGTGAAGCCCGCCCGCCGCACCGCGATCTCCCGATCCTTCCAGGAGCCCGTATGACCACCGTCCAGCAGTTCACGTGGGACGAGCGCGCCACGATCGCGCAGCTCAGCCTCGACCACTTCTTCGGCGTGGAGGGACCGCAGCTGCTCAACAACAGCCACCCCGCCGGCGACAACACCACGTTCAACTACTGGTGGCTCGCGCACCTCATCGACGCGCGGGTCGACGCCTTCGAACGCACAGGAGATCCGGCGTGGCTGCGCAAGGCGGAGGCGGTCTACGCCAACATCCTGGAGCGCAACCAGGGGTCGCTGTTCAACGACTACTTCGACGACATGCTCTGGTACGCCCTCGCCATCCTGCGGCTGCACGACGCGACCGGCGAGGCACGCTACCTCTCCGACGCCAAGAGCATCTGGACCCACGTCGTCGACTACGGCTGGAACGATCAGGGCGGCGCCAGCGTGGCCTGGCGCAAGCAGCAGCCCTACTACAAGAACACCCCCGCAAACGGCCCGTTCGTGATCCTCTCCGCGAGGCTCTCCACCGGTGACGCCGACAGCCGCTACTTGGACTACGGTGTCTCCGCCTACCGGTGGCTGACAGACACGCTCGTCGGGCCCGACGGCTTCGTCGAGGACGGCATCAACCGGGAGCAGAACGGCGAAGTGGACCTGCACTGGCGATTCACCTACAACCAGGGCCTGTATGTCGGCGCAGGGGTCGCTCTCGCCCAGGCCACCGGCGATCGCCGCTACGTTGCCGACGCCACCCGCACCGCACTGACGGCGCTGCGAGAACTGTCCGACGGCGAGCTCTTCCGCGAAGAAGGCGCGGGCGGCGACGAGGGACTCTTCAAGGGCATCTACTACCGCTACATCGGCACTCTGCTCGACGAGCTCGACCCCGCAGCCGAGGCGGCCGTCACGCTCGAGCAGTTCGTCCGAGCGAGCACCGACGCCCTGTGGGCGCATTCCCGCGTCGGGGATTGGCTGCTCGCCGGAGACGATTGGTCGCAGCCGGCCCCGGTGAAGGTGGACTTCTCCACCCAGCTCAGCGCGATCATGGCGCTCGAGCTGCGCGCCCGCCGCGAGCGCCGATGACCCCGCCGTCGCCTCCTGTGGCGTTGGCCCTCGAGATCGGCGGCACCAAGGCGGAGTCCGCGATCGTCACTCGAGGGGGCGGCATCATCCCGGGCTCACGCGCCCGGTGGGTCACCGGACCGCGGTGAAGCCCGCAACCCGTCCTGGCGACGCACCGCTCGTCGAAGCCGCCGCCCTCGCATTCACCTCGGCCGGATACGACCCCGTGCTAGATTAAATATGTTCATTGCAGAAGGGGGCACGACGGGAATGGTGGCGCTGTACCAGCGGGTCTACGACGAGATTCGCGCTGCCATCGAACGCGGAGACTATCCGGTCGATCACCGGCTCCCCTCCGACGCCGAGCTCACCGAGATCCACGGGGTGAGCACGATCACCGTGAAGAAGGCGCTCGACCTCCTCCGAAACGACGGCTTCATCACCCGCCGGCCACGGGTGGGGACGACGGTGATCAGCGATGTCGCGACGGCAGCGCCGCACACCCTCACCCACCCGCTGGTGGGCTTGGTCGTGACGAACTTCGATGACACGTTCGGCACCCGGATTCTCGGCGGGCTCCTGGATCGCGCGAACGCCAGCGCCAACCTCCTGGTCAAGCGCAGCCTGGGCGACGCATCCGCCGAGGACAAGCTGATCCGGTCTCTGGTCGAAGGCGGCGTACGCGCACTCATCCTGCAACCCAGCTCCTCGATCTATGTGCCGCCGGCTGTGCTGGAGCTGCTGCCCAAGGACTTTCCCGTGGTCATCCTCGACCGCGTCTTCGACGCCGTGCCCATCTCCACCGTCTGCTCCGACAATGTCGCGGCGGGGCAGCAGGCGACCGAGTACCTCTTTTCGCTCGGTCACGAGCAGATCGGTCTCGTGAGTTCCGACAGCACCGTGTCGACCTTGCGCGATCGCCGCGACGGCTACATCAAGGCCCACGCAATGCACCACATCCCGCACGACGAGGCCAAGGTGTTCGACCTGGTCCACTCGACGACACCGGGAAGCACGGCGACCCCCGCCGAGGACGTCGACCACCTCACGGCCTACCTTCGTGCGCACCCCGAGCTCACGGCCGTCGTGGCGACCGAGTACAACATCGCCGCCCTGCTCCGCGACGCGGCTGCGCGCCTTGGCCGCGGCATCCCGCACGACCTGTCGGTCGTCTGCTTCGATCACCCCGACGCGTTCTACGACAGCGCCCAATACCGCTTCACCCACATCAGGCAGGACCAGGAAGGCATGGGTGCCGCCGCCGTCGACCTCGTCCTGGAACTCATCCGCGACCCGCACGCGGTGCGGAAGATCACGCTGCCCACGGAATTGGTGGTCGGTCAGTCGACCCGCCCCGCACGCGACCGGGATTGAGCACGAACCGGAACTGGGCGGGGAACCACACGTACCGCGCACCGATCGTCGAGGCCCGGTCCGTCGGCGACGTGCAGGACCTGGTCCGCGCGGGCGGGCGGGTACGTGCGCTCGGAACCCGCCACTCGTTCAACGACCTCCCCGATACCACCGGCACGCTGGTGACCGTGACCGGCATCCCGGGCAATCCGGTCATGGACGAGGACGAGGGCACCGTCGACATGCCGGCGGGGATGCGGTACGGGGATCTCGCGGCATGGCTGCATCCGCGGGGATGGGCGCTCCACAACCTCGGGTCGCTGCCGCACATCTCCGTCGCCGGCGCCATCGCGACCGGCACGCACGGCTCTGGCGACGGCAACGGGAATCTCGCCACCGCCGTGCGTCGGATCGACTACGTGGATGCGGCAGGACAGCTCCGCCGCACGTCGGATGCCGATCCGGATTTCGACGGCATGGTCGTCGGACTGGGAGCGTACGGGATCGTCGTTCGCGTGACGCTGGCGGTCGAGCCCGCATACCGAGTGCGCCAAGACGTGTATCCGGGACCGACGTGGGAGATGGCGCTCGAGCATCTCCCGTCGATCACAGGGGCGGGGTACAGCGTCAGCATCTTCACGACCTGGACCGGGACAGACGTTGGGGCCGTGTGGGTGAAGACGCGGCTCACCGATGACGACGAACCCGTCCCGGATCGACTGCTCGGCGCCCCTCGGGCGGTCGGCCCCGCCGATCCGTCCAGCAACCTGACCGTGCAGGGCGGCATCCCCGGACCGTGGCACGAACGGCTGCCGCACTTCCGCCTCGACGCGACACCGTCGCACGGCGACGAGCTTCAATCGGAGTACTTCGTGGATCAGGCGGATGCCCCAGCGGCGCTGCGCGCGATCCGCCACCTCAGCGATCGGATCGCGCCCGTGCTGCTGGTCAGCGAGTTGCGCACCGTCGCCCCGGACCGGCTCTGGCTCAGCGGGGCGTACGAGAGGAGTGCGCTCTCGATCCACTTCACCTGGCAGCACTCCGGCCGTCATGCCCGTCATCAGGGAGGTCGAAGCCGCCCTGTCCGAGTTCTCCGTCCGGCCGCACTGGGGAAAGCTTCACAACCTCGGTCGCGACACCCTTCGCGAGGTGTTCCCCCGGCTGCCGGAAGCGCAGACGCTCTTCGATCGCCTCGATCCCGGTGCGGTGTTCAGCAACGCGCACCTGCGAAGCCTCGGGATCCGTGCCCGTTGACACCGATCACGCTTCAGCGCAGGCCCGCGAAGAAGGCCCGGATGTCGCCCGCGACGAGCTCGGGACGCTCCAGCGACGCGAAGTGACCGCCCTCTTCGAAGCGGCTCCAGTGCACGATGTTCGAGTTGTCGCGCTCGGCGAAGACCCGGATCGTCTGGAAGTCGTCCGCGAAGACGGCGACACCGGTGGGAGCATCGTTGACCTGCGGCTCGGCCTGACGACGGGCGTCCTCGAGGTAGACGCGGCTCATTCCCGAAGCCGCGTTCGCGAACCAGTTGACGCTCACCTCGAGCAGGATCTTCTCGAGCGGCACGAGCGAGGTGCCGTTGCCGAAGCTGTTGAACAGCTCGCTGTAGGCGAGAAGCCCGACCGGCGAGTCGCTCAGCCCCGCGGCGATCGTCTGCGGCCGCGACGCGTTCATTGTGTTGTAGCCGCCGACGGACTGGAACCACTGCATGTGCTGGAGGCCGGCGTAGTCCTGCGGAGTCAGGTGCTCGAACTCGGCGGGGTCGCCCGACGGGAACGAGAAGAGCTGCAGCACGTGCAGCCCGAGGAAGCCCTCGGGGTTGGTGAGTCCGAGCTCGCGGGCGACCATGGCACCGTTGTCGGAGCCGTGGATCCCGTACCGCTCGTACCCGAGTCCGCGCATGAGGGTGTCGTATGCGGCGGCGACGCGGGCGGTCGTCCATCCCGTGGCTGCGAGCGGCTGCGAGAAGCCGAAGCCCGGGGCATCCGGGATCACGACGTCGAACGCGTCCTCGGCCTTGCCGCCGTGCGCGACGGGGTCGACGAGCTGGTCGATGAGGTCGAGGTAGTCGACGGATGACCCGGGGTAGGTGTGCGCGAGCAGCAGCGGCGTCGCACCGGGGTGCTCGGAGCGCACGTGGATGAAGTGGATCGGCTGGCCGTCGATCTCGGCGATGAAGTGCGGGTAGGAGTTGATCCGCGCTTCGGCGGCGCGCCAGTCGAACGCCTTCCACGCGTCGACGGCCTCGCGCAGGTACGAGTTCGGGGTGCCGGCGTCCCAGTCGTCGGTCGGCGCCGGCTGCGGGAAGCGCGTGCGGGCGAGGCGATCGTGCAGGTCGGCGAGCTCGGCGTCGGAGACCGAGACGGTGAAGGGCTGGAGGGAGAGAGGGGCGGTGGTGGTGTTCATGTCTCCGACGGTACGGTGCTATTAGGTTCTATCCGTTCCTAATAATCCGGCGAATCGAGAAGTCCTCGAATGGCAGATCCGACCGCGCGCCTGCTGAGCCTCCTCGCCCTGCTCCAGTCCGCGCGTGAGCGCACCGGACGCGAGCTCGCCGAGCG
Proteins encoded:
- a CDS encoding carbohydrate ABC transporter permease, with translation MSALVEVNQTVLAEEETPLRRWRGRGRRTVRDDTAGVSATRRQQTINAWLFLAVPIVLFVLFLLIPIAIALVASFTDYAVIGDFEWVGVSNYIRVFEDPIFWIALRNTAYYTALFVPLGLVVALGTALLLNRSAKAVRVFRTLFYIPVISSTVATASIWFWLLNPQYGLFNVVLGWFGIKGPAWLYDSQWAMIAIVLMSVWAGFGANMIIFLAALQGVPRELVEAARLDGASSWRVFWHVTLPAISRTTFLITTLLLIAAFQVFDQAYVLTKGGPGNSTLTLVYYIYDRGFGRLEMGYASALSFILFLIILVFSLANARITRSKAV
- a CDS encoding GntR family transcriptional regulator, with amino-acid sequence MVALYQRVYDEIRAAIERGDYPVDHRLPSDAELTEIHGVSTITVKKALDLLRNDGFITRRPRVGTTVISDVATAAPHTLTHPLVGLVVTNFDDTFGTRILGGLLDRANASANLLVKRSLGDASAEDKLIRSLVEGGVRALILQPSSSIYVPPAVLELLPKDFPVVILDRVFDAVPISTVCSDNVAAGQQATEYLFSLGHEQIGLVSSDSTVSTLRDRRDGYIKAHAMHHIPHDEAKVFDLVHSTTPGSTATPAEDVDHLTAYLRAHPELTAVVATEYNIAALLRDAAARLGRGIPHDLSVVCFDHPDAFYDSAQYRFTHIRQDQEGMGAAAVDLVLELIRDPHAVRKITLPTELVVGQSTRPARDRD
- a CDS encoding carbohydrate ABC transporter permease yields the protein MTTTALTATSLASPARRTAQRRRFIGTGVWYIAVIAVSISTVLPLIWTLSTSLKPEAEILSSHLEIIPRTPTLENYLALFVDGPFAQYLTNSFILAVGGTITNVFFGSLGGYALAKLKFRGRVAVFGSFLASMMIPAIVTMIPTFLVLRYFPLAGGNDIFGQGGRGFINSYAAVLIPFAAGAFAVFFMKQVFEALPDELGDAARIDGASEFRIFRSVYFPLSTAGAAVLGVLTFQAGWNSFLWPLIVLKDPAMLTVQVGLAAYVNEYDTDYGPLMAGTIVTSIPVLIVFILAQKYIVQNFASSGTK
- a CDS encoding glycoside hydrolase family 76 protein, encoding MTKRGQLAVMIAAGLCLSVGIAVPAAASTTEDADVAFDAFVDAFWDPTKKYFFTNSDHVIDPAHAYGPEDGLYTDFWWEAQLWETVMDAYQRTGDPDQRQMIDDVYDGFVAYHPDFENDFNDDIGWWAQAAIRAYGLTGDCRYLERSQELFDGIWAERDATYGGGIWWRKDPRDQKNVATNAPASITATRLYQATGDESYLDRAEELFAWVDTHLQAGGHVYDHLEGPGDGTLVKWDFTYNSGNYIGAAVALYEATGDSTYMDKAIAAADWTTTHLTNGGTWNNEGIDDGAGFKTILIRHLTNLATVHGQTQYLPLLQANVTQAWDHRRASDELVGANWSAPTPEGRIQSLTAAAAASALQVVPFNGYSGPQPGTGIHDAENAVTTQLGAESSSEGFLGRGYLAGWNSDGQAVTFHVNTAAAGAHELRLRYAAAAGEATRRIVVNGVEVGGNHRFPGTGSWSTWAETDLDNVDLLAGHNTIRIEYASASGSSQYLNLDRLIVSRQLEAENGTLHDVGVESNPNGHTGDGYIAGWNGAGQWVDLTTSVEKAGRYDVAFRYSAGAGDASRYLFVNGVGVVADQAFPGTASWDAWRTVTVPNVPLEAGENTISVIFEPGNGSRNWLNLDHLTLRYVHDAPAPVEVPSPPALPPGTCGEPSDGATEAPGQGVLSSDNGWDTGLHDGAYNITMNLWWGSNARTYRLYENGQLIAERALTPASPDAQQVVEAIAGRTDGEYVYTAELVNSKGTTWAQPVTVTVRDAKPGTPALSHDNWDGDGTYALTANLWWGTNATSYRFLEGSTVLAEGTLAASTPAAQAVSHEVTGSTPGQHTYTVEFTNAAGTTLSQPVNVTVSP
- a CDS encoding glycoside hydrolase family 125 protein, yielding MDLYSPAVAERLFAQIGERLGDEVAAVFRRCYLDTLDRTIRMLPDGSVFVVTGDIPAMWLRDSTAQLTPYLHFIADDPQLAETALAVSRRQLEFIRLDPYANAFNATASGAGHHTDQTEMSSWVWERKYEIDSLAYPIQLAHDLWKLTGRTDHLTSFLDAARLVVDLWATEQHHEQRSPYRFQRFDGAPTDTLAREGLGGPVAVTGLTWSGFRPSDDVCAFHNNVPANMFAFVELGHIAEIATAVFDDDGLAGSARALRDEIGRAIAAHGTATSPSGDTIYAYEVDGLGGVLLADDANTPSLLSLPLLGWCAVDDPAYLHTRRFVLSPDNPFYFTGTAAAGVGSPHTPPGMIWPIALAVQGLTARDDEESRDILAVLMRTHAGTGFMHESFHKDDPDAFTREWFSWANAMFCELVLEVAGLRTHRRIPAEAVTR
- a CDS encoding ABC transporter substrate-binding protein, encoding MRRTSRQIIGVGAVAVLAAGLAACSGGGTPTGDSGGPEKVVFWGSWSGDQVAQLEAQADAFNEAQDEYEVTYVAQELVEEQLLTGLASGDVPDVVLWDRYNTPVYVPKNALAPLDEYIEADGVDLGQFYEQALSELVIDDVTYGIPLLVDNRSLFYNTAALEEAGVEPPTTWDELKAVAEATTVDEGGTLTRAGFQLNDPGLFNMWLTQAGGQMYGDDEQTTAFNSPEGLAVLDFWQSLLDAGVYELGFGEGVDAFAEGNVALKLDGPWALSGLDVAGTEYGIVPPPTGPNGDKGAGMGGFGLVIPQGAKNADGAWEFIKWWTTEPENGVSFGEISGWIPANIEAANDPYFTDNPKYAAFIETLEFAKVRSRIPGASDVEGKALIPQLERFLAGEITAEQALAEAQSLGDQILADNR
- a CDS encoding glycoside hydrolase family 76 protein, encoding MTTVQQFTWDERATIAQLSLDHFFGVEGPQLLNNSHPAGDNTTFNYWWLAHLIDARVDAFERTGDPAWLRKAEAVYANILERNQGSLFNDYFDDMLWYALAILRLHDATGEARYLSDAKSIWTHVVDYGWNDQGGASVAWRKQQPYYKNTPANGPFVILSARLSTGDADSRYLDYGVSAYRWLTDTLVGPDGFVEDGINREQNGEVDLHWRFTYNQGLYVGAGVALAQATGDRRYVADATRTALTALRELSDGELFREEGAGGDEGLFKGIYYRYIGTLLDELDPAAEAAVTLEQFVRASTDALWAHSRVGDWLLAGDDWSQPAPVKVDFSTQLSAIMALELRARRERR